The window CGCGGCCTTGGCCCCGATCCGTACGAGGGCCGGGTCGGCGCGACCGCCGAGCAGCAGCCCGAGGCTGGTGACGACCATCGTCTTGCCCGCACCGGTCTCGCCGGTCACCGCGGTGAAACCGGGCGACAGCTCGACCACCGCGTCGTCGATGACCCCGAGCGACCGTATCCGCATCTCCTCAAGCACGGGACGACGATACCGAGGTTTCATGGGTGCCATGTGACGTCACCCGTCCCGAGTTCTACGAACGCATGTGCTATTAGGGGAGTGCCGCCGGTCCCTCAGTGCGGCGCCCCACGCCAACCCGACACCGGCAGCGCGAACTTCGCGACGAGCCGGTCCGTGAAGGACGCGTGGTGCAGCCGGGCGAGCCGCACGGGCACCGCGCCCCGCCGCACCTCCACCCGCGCCCCGGCGGGCAGCTCCAGCGTCCGCCGGCCGTCGCACCACAGCACGCCGTGCGGAGTGCCGTTCTGCACCTCCACCGCCAGGACCGAGGTCGGCGAGGTCACCAGCGGCTTCGCGAACAGCGCGTGCGCGCTGATCGGCACCATCAGCAGCGCCTCCACCTCGGGCCAGACCACCGGCCCGCCCGCGGAGAATGCGTAGGCCGTGGAGCCCGTCGGAGTCGCGCAGACAATCCCGTCACAGCCGAAGCCGGTCACCGGGCGCCCGTCGATCTCCAGGACCACCTCGAGCATCCGCTCCGGGGACACCTTCTGGACCGCAGCCTCGTTCAGCGCCCAGTCCCGGTGGACCACATCGCCGTTCGTGCGCACGATCACGTCGAGGGTCATCCGCTCCTCAACCTCGTACGAGCGCGTCACCACCCGGTCCACGACCTTGTCCAGGTCGTCGCGCTCGGCCTCGGCGAGGAAGCCCACCCGGCCCAGGTTGACGCCCAGCATCGGCACCCCCGAGGCCCGCGCGAACTCCGCCCCGCGCAGCAGGGTTCCGTCGCCGCCCAGGACGATCAGCAGCTCGCACCCGTCGAGCGCGCCCGGGGTGAACTCGGTGACCAGCTCCACCTCGCGCGGCAGCGGCAGGTCCACCGCCTCGTGCTCCATGACGCGTACGCGCAGCCCGCACCTCAGCAGGCCCTGCACGACCAGCTCGGCGCTGCGGATGGCCGCCGGCCGCCCGGTGTGCGCGAGCAGGAAGACCGTCCGCCCCTCCCCCGAAACCCCTGAACCCGAAACCGAAACCGAAACCGATGAATCTGTCACTGCGGCCCCTCCGCCACTGCACGGTCAACATCCGCCGGGTCGAGTGCCGGTGCCCCCGCCCGCAGCCACAGAAAGTACTCGACGTTGCCCGACGGCCCCGGCAGCGGACTCGCCGTCACACCGAGAACGCCCAGCCCCAGCTTCGCCGCCTGCGCCGCGACCTCGCGCACCGCCTCCGCACGCAGCTCCGGGCTGCGCACCACGCCGCCGCTCCCCAGCCGGTCCTTGCCGACCTCGAACTGCGGCTTGACCATCAGCACCAGGTCGGCGTCCGGCGCGCAGCAGCGCACCAGCGCCGGCAGCACCAGGCCGATGGAGATGAACGACAGGTCGCCGACGACCAGGTCGACCGGAACCCCGTCGAGCTGCTCCACCGTCAGCTCGCGGACGTTCGTACGGTCCTTGACCGTGACCCGGTCGTCGCTCTGCAGCGACCAGGCCAGCTGTCCGTAACCGACGTCCACGGCCATGACGTGGGCCACCCCCGAGCGCAGCAGCACATCGGTGAACCCGCCGGTCGAGGCGCCCGCGTCCAGCGCCCGGCGGCCCTCGACGAGCAGCCCCTGCGGCCGGAAGGCGGCGAGCGCGCCGGCCAGCTTGTGTCCGCCCCGCGACACGTAGTCCGGATCGCTGTCGTCCTTGAGGACCACGAGGGCCGCGCTGGTCTCGACCTGGGTGGCCGCCTTGGTCGCGGTGTTGCCTCCCACCGTCACCCGGCCCGCGGCGATCAGCTGTGCGGCGTGCTCTCGCGAGCGGGCCATGCTGCGGCGTACCAGTTCGGCGTCCAGGCGGCGGCGTGCCACTCCTGCCACGTTCGGTTCAGCTCCTGTTTTCGTACGGACCGGGGACGGGCGGTGCGTCCAGCGCGCTCAGCGCCTCGCGCAGCCCCCTGTGGACATCCTCGTACACCTCGACGTGCCCGTCCGCCGCGAGGTGGTCCGCGTCCGCCAGCCGTGCCAGGTGCGCGTCCACGCCGGGGTGGCCGGTGGACGTGCGTACGACGCCCAGCGGGGCGGGCCCCGCGGGCTCGGCGGGTTCTGCGGACTCGGCGGTGCCTTCGGGCCCGGCCCCGGCCCCGGCCCCGGGCTCGGCTGGTTCGTCGGTCATGCCCCGACGCTACCTCGAAGCGCCCGGCGACCACGTATGGCTCTGCGGTACGGTCGTGATCACGATGGCTACGATCCAGGAGTGCCGCGCAGCACTCGACAAACTCTCCGACAACCTCGCTCGGGCCGACGAAGGCGTACGCGGCGCGGCCGCCTTCGACCGCTCCCTGAGCTGCCACATCACGGACCTGGACCAGACGTTCACGGGCCGCCTGGAAACGGGCCGGATCCAGGTGGACGCGGTCGCCCCGGGGCCGCCGGCCGCGAAGGCGGAGATCCGCCTCGCGATGACCGGCGACGACCTCGTGGCGCTCGTCGCGGGCGAGCTGAAGTTCGCGAAGGCCTGGGCCTCCGGCCGGGTCCGCCTGGAAGCCGGCTTCCGCGACCTCCTCCGCCTCAAGAGCATGCTCTAAGCCGGGCGCCGGCCTCCAAGGGCCTCTCTCCCCCGGCCGGCACCCTCCCGGCCCGCACCGGCAACCCCGGTGCGGGAGCCGGACGGCCCGCAGGGTCTACTCGGCCCGGGCCACCACGCGGGCCTTGCGTGCCGCCGGAATCACCAGCGGCGTCCCCGTCTCCGGGTCGTCGATGATCTGGCAGCGCAGCCCGAACACCTCCTCCACGAGCTCCGCGGTGACCACCTCCTGGGGCGCCCCCTGTGCGACGACCTTCCCGCCCCGCATCGCGATCAGGTGCGTGGCGTACCGGGCCGCGTGGTTGAGGTCGTGCAGCACCGCGACGAGCGTGCGTCCCTGGTTCTCGTGCAGCTCCGCGCACAGGTCCAGCACGTCGATCTGGTGCTGGATGTCCAGGTACGTCGTCGGCTCGTCGAGCAGCAGCAGCGGGGTCTGCTGCGCCAGCGCCATCGCGATCCACACGCGCTGCCGCTGCCCGCCCGACAGTTCGTCCACGGCCCGGTCGGCGAGCTCGGCGACCCCGGTCGAGACCATCGACTCGTTCACGACCCGCTCGTCCTGCGCCGACCACTGCCGCAGCAGTCCCTGGTGCGGGTAGCGGCCGCGCGAGACCAGGTCGGCCACCGTGATGCCGTCCGGCGCGATCGAGGACTGCGGGAGCAGGCCCAGCGTCTTGGCGACCTTCTTCGCGGGCATCGAGCCGATGGCCTGCCCGTCCAGCAGCACCCGCCCGGCGGACGGCTTCAGCATCCGCGACAGGGCCCGCAACAGCGTGGACTTGCCGCAGGCGTTGGGGCCGACGATCACCGTGAAGGAGTTGTCCGGGATCTCCACCGACAGGTTCTCGGCGATGACCCGCTGGTCGTAGCCGAGGGTCACGTTCTCCGCGGTCAGCCGCTGCACTTGCGTACTCCTCATGTCGCGATACGTCGCAGTCGTCGCACTCATATACGTCCGGCCTTGCGCTCGGTGACGAGCAGCCAGAGCAGGTAGACGCCGCCGACGAGGCCGGTCACCACGCCCACCGGCAGTTGGTCGGCGCCGAAGGCCTGCTGCGAGGCCCAGTCGGACACCATCAGCAGGACCGAGCCCATCAGGGCGGCGTTCAGCAGGTTCCCGCCGGGCGACCGGGTCAGCCGCCGGGCCAGCTGCGGCGCGGCCAGCGCGACGAAGCTGATGG is drawn from Streptomyces sp. NBC_01232 and contains these coding sequences:
- a CDS encoding ABC transporter ATP-binding protein — translated: MSATTATYRDMRSTQVQRLTAENVTLGYDQRVIAENLSVEIPDNSFTVIVGPNACGKSTLLRALSRMLKPSAGRVLLDGQAIGSMPAKKVAKTLGLLPQSSIAPDGITVADLVSRGRYPHQGLLRQWSAQDERVVNESMVSTGVAELADRAVDELSGGQRQRVWIAMALAQQTPLLLLDEPTTYLDIQHQIDVLDLCAELHENQGRTLVAVLHDLNHAARYATHLIAMRGGKVVAQGAPQEVVTAELVEEVFGLRCQIIDDPETGTPLVIPAARKARVVARAE
- a CDS encoding SCP2 sterol-binding domain-containing protein, producing the protein MATIQECRAALDKLSDNLARADEGVRGAAAFDRSLSCHITDLDQTFTGRLETGRIQVDAVAPGPPAAKAEIRLAMTGDDLVALVAGELKFAKAWASGRVRLEAGFRDLLRLKSML
- a CDS encoding TlyA family RNA methyltransferase, with product MAGVARRRLDAELVRRSMARSREHAAQLIAAGRVTVGGNTATKAATQVETSAALVVLKDDSDPDYVSRGGHKLAGALAAFRPQGLLVEGRRALDAGASTGGFTDVLLRSGVAHVMAVDVGYGQLAWSLQSDDRVTVKDRTNVRELTVEQLDGVPVDLVVGDLSFISIGLVLPALVRCCAPDADLVLMVKPQFEVGKDRLGSGGVVRSPELRAEAVREVAAQAAKLGLGVLGVTASPLPGPSGNVEYFLWLRAGAPALDPADVDRAVAEGPQ
- a CDS encoding NAD kinase; this translates as MTDSSVSVSVSGSGVSGEGRTVFLLAHTGRPAAIRSAELVVQGLLRCGLRVRVMEHEAVDLPLPREVELVTEFTPGALDGCELLIVLGGDGTLLRGAEFARASGVPMLGVNLGRVGFLAEAERDDLDKVVDRVVTRSYEVEERMTLDVIVRTNGDVVHRDWALNEAAVQKVSPERMLEVVLEIDGRPVTGFGCDGIVCATPTGSTAYAFSAGGPVVWPEVEALLMVPISAHALFAKPLVTSPTSVLAVEVQNGTPHGVLWCDGRRTLELPAGARVEVRRGAVPVRLARLHHASFTDRLVAKFALPVSGWRGAPH